DNA sequence from the Streptomyces tsukubensis genome:
GTCGGGGGAGAGTTCGTACGGCGCGTCCGCGCGCCACTCCCCCGGTCCGGCCGTCGCCGCCGCGCCCCGTACGGCCATCGCCAGCTCGCCCAGGGTGCGGTGCCAGTTGCCCCAGAGGAGTTTCGTCACGCTCGGCGCCCCGGGATCACCTCCCGGCTCCGGGTCCGCGAGGGCGTTCCAGCGCAGGGCCCGCAGCCCCGCCCACTGCCGGACGAGCCGTTCCCGGATGACGGGGTCGTCCGCCGCGCCCGTCGCCACGGCGGTACGGACGACCTCCCGCAGCTCCGCCTCGAAACCGATCTGCTGGGCGAGGACGGCCGCTCCGCGCTCGTCGGCGAGGAGGGCCATCGCGACGGCCCAGCCGTTGCCTTCACCGCCGACGACCTGCCCGGCGCCGACCGCCGCCCCGTCGAAGAACACCTCGTTGAACTCGCTGGTGCCCGTCAGCTGCCGGATCGGCCGTACCTCGATACGGCCCGGCTGGTCCATCGGCACCAGCAGCAGCGACAGCCCCCGGTGCCGCCGGGAACCCGGCTCGGTGCGGGCGAGGACGAAGCACCAGTCGGCCTCCCGGGCCAGCGATGTCCACACCTTCTGGCCGGTGACCCGGTAACCGGCGCCGTCCCGCACCGCGCTGGTACGGACGGCGGCGAGGTCCGAGCCCGCGCCGGGTTCGCTGTAGCCCTGGCACCACAGCTCCTCGCCCCGGGCGACCGGCGGCAGGAACCGGTCCTGCTGCTCCCGCGTCCCGTACCGGATCACCGTCGGCGCCAGCAGGTTCTCCCCGATGTGCCCGACCCGGCCGGGCGCCCCGGCCCGCGCGTACTCCTCCGCCCACACCACCTGAAGGTCCCGCCCGACGGACCGGTTGCCCCAGCGCGCCTCGGGCCAGCCCAGGCCGATCCACCCGCCGCACCCCAGCGCGCGCTCCCACTCCCGGCGTACCGCGACGCCCTCGTGCTCCCGCCCGGGGCCGCCGCCCGCGCTCCGGTGCGCGGCGGTGAGATGCCCGGCCAGCCAGGC
Encoded proteins:
- a CDS encoding acyl-CoA dehydrogenase family protein, yielding MGEAAVACSDDVGFRAEVRAWLAGHLTAAHRSAGGGPGREHEGVAVRREWERALGCGGWIGLGWPEARWGNRSVGRDLQVVWAEEYARAGAPGRVGHIGENLLAPTVIRYGTREQQDRFLPPVARGEELWCQGYSEPGAGSDLAAVRTSAVRDGAGYRVTGQKVWTSLAREADWCFVLARTEPGSRRHRGLSLLLVPMDQPGRIEVRPIRQLTGTSEFNEVFFDGAAVGAGQVVGGEGNGWAVAMALLADERGAAVLAQQIGFEAELREVVRTAVATGAADDPVIRERLVRQWAGLRALRWNALADPEPGGDPGAPSVTKLLWGNWHRTLGELAMAVRGAAATAGPGEWRADAPYELSPDQRMFLFSRADTIYGGSDEIQRTVIAERVLGLPKEPKG